In Amphiura filiformis chromosome 2, Afil_fr2py, whole genome shotgun sequence, one DNA window encodes the following:
- the LOC140137566 gene encoding demethylmenaquinone methyltransferase-like: protein MPRSTDLNGIRNYVQDGDENLVKEQVEKLDQRIRDGLAKIGAEGTAEELIEFYDRNAKEYEETRGLVRSNMGRQHLARAVSRAVSDKSARLLECAAGTGAGAEYVLQEGFTNIDALEPSQGMLNIAKPKKIYIQLYCAAFKSDKQLDIQDDTYDALFFSASFAPGHLGVEHLPEMIRILKPGGVIIFNVPDKYLLGAEEFKDGKLDSALQSFVEDGRFESVSTERGPYRLGEDCNIYTIYIAQKQ, encoded by the exons ATGCCTAGATCGACCGATTTGAACGGTATCAGGAACTACGTGCAAGATGGTGACGAGAATTTAGTGAAAGAACAAGTTGAGAAACTTGATCAACGGATACGCGATGGGTTGGCCAAAATTGGAGCCGAAGGTACTGCTGAGGAACTGATAGAATTCTACGATAGGAATGCCAAGGAATATGAGGAG ACTCGAGGATTGGTTCGATCTAATATGGGGAGACAACACCTTGCAAGAGCCGTTTCTAGAGCTGTTTCCGACAAAAGTGCTCGACTTCTTGAATGTGCTGCCGGAACGGGAGCTGGAGCAGAATAT GTACTCCAAGAGGGTTTTACCAACATAGATGCTTTGGAACCATCTCAGGGAATGCTGAATATTGCTAAACCCAAGAAAATCTACATACAGCTCTATTGTGCCGCTTTCAAGTCCGATAAGCAACTTGATATTCAAGATG ATACTTATGACGCCCTGTTCTTTTCGGCTTCATTCGCTCCCGGACATCTTGGAGTTGAACATTTGCCTGAAATGATTCGAATTCTAAAACCAG GTGGGGTAATAATATTCAATGTGCCTGATAAGTATCTACTGGGAGCAGAGGAATTTAAAGACGGCAAGTTAGACTCCGCCCTCCAGTCGTTTGTAGAGGATGGTCGGTTTGAGAGTGTATCAACAGAGAGAGGTCCTTATCGATTGGGAGAGGACTGCAACATTTATACTATATATATAGCACAAAAACAATAg
- the LOC140144519 gene encoding uncharacterized protein codes for MNIGKGVINKHYPRILPQTWHKLRALNILANETKRGCRGGINKKRSISVRITARTQNIKFQRNARWEEKDTSRFVNKHNLVKIKHWNARSLNAKHKKGHKSASFCDFAINHKLDIFAVTETWFTGGVKDHRTLADIGNTLPNFKLHHVPRTFKRAGGVGVLIRDGVSFNINDSPTYKAFEHMDVTVQSNSTSMRLVVIYRPPENSENQLTFRMFLDDFSTLLESLVVIQNLLIIGDLNVHVDDTDDREAALFSNLLELSGLQQHITGPTDEKGHTLDLIISRKDDDLVMSPSTHHDLPSDHSAIKCFVNMLRPAPSVKRVETRRIRSIDTETFTKDIHESVLLTSPSDELEDLAHQFSTTLSDILDTHAPLLQRSVILRPHAPWYTDTLRAAKQEKRRLERKWLKSKQFKQQCIQYKDLLNKAKNEFHRSQITDSEPKDLFRVVDKLSSPKPEETLPSYDCPKALADSFAQFFVDKVKNFVIA; via the coding sequence ATGAACATTGGAAAAGGTGTGATAAACAAGCATTATCCTCGTATACTCCCTCAGACGTGGCATAAACTTCGTGCCCTTAACATACTCGCAAATGAAACCAAGCGAGGGTGTCGAGGTGGTATAAACAAGAAACGATCTATAAGTGTACGCATCACTGCGAGAACTCAAAACATAAAGTTTCAAAGAAATGCACGCTGGGAAGAAAAAGACACTTCACGCTTCGTCAACAAGCATAATCTGGTTAAAATCAAGCATTGGAATGCCCGTTCGCTTAACGCTAAGCACAAAAAAGGACACAAATCAGCCTCTTTCTGTGATTTCGCTATTAATCATAAACTGGACATTTTTGCTGTTACCGAGACATGGTTTACTGGAGGCGTAAAAGACCACCGCACTCTTGCCGATATCGGCAATACCCTTCCAAATTTTAAACTGCACCATGTTCCACGGACTTTTAAGCGAGCAGGTGGAGTTGGTGTGCTTATCCGTGATGGGGTGTCTTTTAACATCAATGATAGCCCCACATACAAAGCGTTTGAACACATGGATgtaactgttcaatcaaattccaCCTCGATGCGTCTTGTTGTTATTTACCGACCACCAGAAAACAGCGAAAATCAACTCACTTTCCGCATGTTTCTGGATGATTTCTCCACACTTCTTGAGTCGTTGGTTGTAATTCAAAATCTCCTGATCATTGGTGATCTTAACGTCCATGTTGACGATACAGATGATCGCGAAGCTGCCTTGTTTTCCAATCTACTCGAACTATCAGGTCTTCAACAACATATCACTGGACCTACCGATGAGAAAGGACATACGTTGGATCTAATCATATCAAGAAAGGATGACGATCTCGTGATGTCCCCCTCAACGCACCATGATTTGCCATCGGATCACTCAGCAATTAAATGCTTTGTTAACATGTTACGACCAGCGCCAAGTGTTAAACGTGTTGAAACCCGAAGAATTCGCAGTATCGATACTGAAACATTCACCAAAGACATACACGAGTCAGTTTTGTTAACCTCTCCGTCAGATGAACTAGAAGATCTTGCACATCAGTTTTCAACAACTCTGTCAGATATTTTGGACACACATGCTCCGTTACTTCAGCGTTCTGTAATACTCAGACCTCATGCTCCATGGTACACGGACACTCTCCGTGCTGCTAAACAAGAGAAACGTCGTCTTGAGCGAAAGTGGCTGAAATCGAAACAGTTTAAGCAACAATGTATTCAGTACAAAGACCTTCTGAATAAAGCGAAGAATGAATTTCATCGTTCTCAGATAACTGACTCAGAGCCTAAAGATCTGTTCAGAGTCGTCGACAAGCTATCTAGTCCTAAGCCCGAAGAAACCTTGCCGTCATATGATTGTCCTAAGGCACTTGCTGACAGCTTCGCACAGTTCTTCGTTGACAAGGTGAAAAACTTCGTGATAGCTTAG